From Syngnathoides biaculeatus isolate LvHL_M chromosome 12, ASM1980259v1, whole genome shotgun sequence:
CTTGATGATAATGAAACTGACATTTGGGATGTCGTATCACCTTTCTTTCCATCATTTGGCATAATGGAGTCCTCCTTTTCAACAGTAACATTGTCAAGATCAGCTGGTGTTTTTATTGGAGCCTTCTCTGTTCTCTTTTCAGCTTCAGCAACCTTAGCAGCCTTGCGTTTTGCTGCCAGCTCTTTGAAAAACATTAATCTTTGATCAGGATCACTCATATCGACAGACAATGGATTGTTGACCAAATACTTGTTTGGTTGATCAGTTTTTGCCAGATCAGATTCAGAGCGCTTCAATCTGGATGGTGATGGAGAAACCTTTTGTTGTTCAATACCTGGCAATTTTAACGGTTCTTGTACCTGTAGATTTTCTGGGGAATTATTTAAATCTTGCTTTGATGTATCTTTACCCTTATTTTTTCCTTCTTGCTCGGAGGCGTCTCGCACAGAGCTATCAAATGTGGATGACTTTAAGTAACGGGTCCAAGATTCTCTTGGAGCTGATCTTCTGTGTCCAAAACCCTGAGAAACAAAGGGTAGTTTTGTCTGCTCGCTGTCATTTTTATCACTTTCCTCATCTTGTTGCCCTGCTGTATGCTGGTCTAAAGAGTTAAATATCAGAGATGATCTTAACCTTGAGCCTCTTGGCATTGCTGCATTGTATTTTCTCCTAAATGACTCATCCTTTCGAACAGCAGTACTAGGTTCCTTTTGTTCTGCCTCTTCTGATTTCTCCCCTTCAGTTGTTGATGAAGATTCTGAAGGTGTTGGTGTTGTTTTGGTGTCAGCTGTCACAGCAGTACTTTCTTCTGGCAACTTATTTGACTGCCCTGGTTCCACCGCAAAAGCTTTGGCATAACTTGGCAACTGACTTACTCTCGGAACGGCAGTAATCTTAAACTCTCGGACATTTGGAATTTTAGGAATTGAAAAATCTATGACTGGTGCTGTTGTCTGTACTGGGTTGGAAGGCTCCTCAAAAGGATCTGATGGCTGCGGTCCTATCAATTGCAGGCCTTCATCTCCTGTATTATCATATGCACTGAGGTAAGAATTAATTCTCCAGTTCCTTAAACCCCGCTTTACCATGGGGTCTTTGCGATCAGTGTTAGGCTCCTGGAAAAACTGCTTGTCATCTATTTTAGCCTGAGATAAACTTGATGGTAAATCTGCAGGAGGTTGAAATTTCTCTGGTACATTTTCAAAGTCCACATTTCTGGTGGATGATAAATAGTTAAGCACGGGGTCAAAGTTATCAAATGCCTCATTCTCTCGTGGTAAGCTTGGTTCCAAATACTGATCTGCTGAATGATAGTTTTGGCCCCAGAAATTTTCAGGGCCCCTACAATcaacttcaggacctggccccATATTTTGCTGTGACCCTCTGTGAAACATCCTGTCTCCTGTGGTTTGAGTTGGGAATGGGTAATTGTACCTGCCATGAACACCTTCAGCATGAATGTGGCGTTTCAAAGTAGGGCTTTCTTTCATGGGAAACTTGGAGTGAGATTGCTGCTCCGTTCCTGACTGCTGTGATGGAAATCGACTGTACATATCAACAGGGCCATGCAAAGATTCATTCCTTTTGAGATGCAACATTCTCCAGTCAGTTTCCATTGGTTCATCATATGATGGTTTAGCCCAATCCTGTGAATGAGACATGTCCATTGGTACCAACTTTCTGGACTCTCTGTACATGAGTGACGTTCTTTTGCTTGGGTATTGCCTCTTTAAAATGCCAATGTCTTCCATCGGAACAGACACATCAGTCAGTAACGGCTGGGACTGAGCAAAGAGGATCCGAAATTCTTCATCAAAAGTCGATACAAGCTCTCCAAGGAAAAGGTGTGCCATACAACGATGTAGTTTCTCAAAAGACCACATGAAGCTGTACAAAAACAATGAAGTGGTAATAATAAATGTCAAGTGTTTTGTGATATAATTGCACAAACACAGGTAAAGTAATGTGTCAACAGATTTGATCACAATATCAACacatcatctatccattttcaacacattatttctttgttgttgttgttgatgttgtttgTGTTTAGGAAGTAGCAATGTCACCTGTAGTTCCCACTCAGTACGGCCCTGCAGTCTGTGAGCAAGAAGCGATCCATCATCTGACCTTTGAAGGATTTCCCTGACCGGCAGTGATAAGTGATGCCAGACACAGTTCTCACACGTAAAAACTGCAAGAGAAATATTGTAGTGTTTATGTTAAAATTAAAGACAGGTGGCAGTATTGCATTTTCCTTACTACTATAAAAAGCAGGGCactaacaaaaaaaccccaataacTTTACAAGTGCACCTAAATACAGTACTAGTAAACTagaatgaaaaagtaaaacttgccCATTAGCTTATTTTTTATGAATACCTTTATTCGATCGACATggttaaatgtatttattaacgCAATACAGTGGCTAGGAGGTGAATTGATTCAGTAGATTTACTGAATCGATCTTGAATTGCGAAAAGAAACATTGCAATGGATTCATGGATCAATATTTTTATCCACcccaatatatactgtataccatATCAGTGGCGGGCAGCAAGTTTTAGACCTGGGCCTTCTGTGAGCTAATCTACCTCTTAACAccatcacattgcaaaataatataaaaaacattATAAAACTATATATGGCATTAAAGAAGAGAGAGGGGCATTTTGcatatttgaggaaaaatatcATTATTACCCAAACAAGTAACAGTTTATATTCCAATACATCACCTTTAAACAACTCCAAACCTTTAGCCAGATTGTATGTGTATACTAGATGCATTTGCATTTCACAAAACTGGAAATATATCATTCAGTAACATGCCAAAAACTTAAAATAAGGGGTGAGAAACAGAAAAAACTTTTATAATTGATAGTTGTCAATCAATAAATTTTTGCACCTCTAGAAATATTTACATGTGTTTCAACATGGTAattaagtagtagtagtattaattcatttttttactgtacagCTTATAGGGCACATGTattgtgcaaacatttttttttaattatttatcttggtctaattttttacatccccaaaacctgACATTTAAACATGGGTGTATAGACTTTTAACGTATGCTGTACATGTCATGTatttatcaaaatcaaaataataagtCATTGTATATAAGCAATACTACAATGGTGTATACTACTTGACCCTGCACAGCTTTAACACTCAAATTTCCCTTCTGGGAATCAACAATGgattattttataatatttacATACGCATATGGCTTGACATTTGTGAATTAAGGAAAAAACATACACTTTCTTACTCACCACACATAAATATGGTTCAGTGTGTTGTTTTGTCAAATAGCTCCTGCTTTTCTTTTATTGTAGGACTTTTATAAATTCCAACTATGCTCCTTACTCTCTTGCAAGCACACATATGCTACATTATTCAAGAAGGAGTGGTCCATGTAACTTTAATTCTCATAATGGTTTGGAACGGTTAAAGGTTTTTCTTGTACTTTGGATGATGCACCAACAATtgcaactacaacaacaacaacaacaaatgtgatTGTCTTTCCTTCTCATATCAACTGGTTTCAAGAGGGCTAAATGAGCAATAATACATGGAAGAAAAGTAAGCAGAATTAAGATTGGTTCTGGGCTTGGGCCCTGAAAATAGCAGTTAGGATAAGAAACGATTAAACTTTTAAGCAATGTTGAAGGGAGCTGTGATGATAAAAATGTATGTTAGTTAGTACGACAAAATGGTTTAAGAACGCCTCAGACATAgaacattttacaattgaaactGCTGTACGTGAGTCACAGGATACACGTCTGGAAACAATGAGTCTCGGCCCTGGAACTATAAGTCCCTGAAATTTATCATCACGCAGTATAGATAACGGTAATCCTCCGCTATGACCGCTGTTGGTTCAGAGTCCCGCTattttccagatttttatttgtacaatatttttgttatcCATTGCCCTTGCTTTCTGGAAATAATTATGTTTCAGGCAGTCATGGTAGCAAATTTTATTGGATGGTATATTTTCCTTAAAACTATCATGATAAAAGGATAGTAtggaacacaggtgtcaaactcaaggcaaaTCAACTCAaccaaatctggcccaccacatgattttatgtggcccgcggaggcaaatcatgtatatcaacttccatgattttttggtcaaatctgtaccaaaatttcaaattgtcacatcataaatgagaacgttgagctattacaagcatttttgtgttcccaaacaacaatagttggaaaaacccattacccttgatttctgattccaaaactagttcacaaatttcatgtgtaaatacgatgaggcacttaaagatttttatcgtttcacagcctgtcatgatcctgccgctccagcacgagctgtgcgggtgcccgcgcaggtgcgctgattgggaggtgcacacctgcgcctcatgcagcctgattatgctgtggatttatatgaccgcgatgacgactggccggcgccagttcgttgagctttatgccccgttccagcactctcgtatccccgttcgaacctgtgtgtaccaaccttcgtccgttctcagaccaaccttgtaagcctgactccttgacacttctgcctgcgttgtttccccgtgtaccgactcctgtctgcccgctcacctgctctcttcgcccgacgtcccaactaccgctgctgcacctaactgcctgctcgatccccgacctcggcatataataaacatttctccctgaactacctttcatcgtccgagtcctgcatttgggtcctactctcgttccaatgggacgtgacacagccataacggccctttgagggaaaccgcaagtaaaatgtggcctgcgacaaaaattattttgacacccctggtataGAACATAATAATTCAAGTACATCCTTGTagaaaagtaaatgaaaaatttttcatttcaaaatttagAAATAAATCAGACTCAGCCTTTGTCCTCAGAAATTGCACCacaacaaatattaaacatttggaGTAGACAGTAGGTAGAGTCATTAATCCACAGAAAGAAAGAGGCCTAAAAAACATCTTCAACCAAgctaaatttgaatgaattaaatatttttttgtaaaagacAATGTATGTACTTGAAGGCATTTGGGctttgtcacagtttttaaatcagttgTCAAGACATTTTAACATCACTGTTCTTTTgtaatctttattttaatttactgtatgaATGTTGTCACGTTATGTACTGTCGAATTTCTGCTGCCTCTTGTCTtttgaaaatgagatttttaatATCTCAATAAGCTTTTACCTGTTTGAATAAAGgaagaataaaatgtaaaataaagccCACCCTTGAGATGCTGGACTCTGATGGGATACCTTTACTTGTCAATCCAATCACACGAAATTAGTTCACTGAAGTCAACTACTGCCTGAATATTGCCTCTGTGTTCATGGTTTataaacagttaactttcccAAATGTGTGTGGCTTCTGtggggaacacacacacacacaattctgGGTGCTGATATTTTAACATTCActcacccacacacgcacacacacacacacacacacgcacacacacacacacaccacacacacacacacacacacacacacacacacttactgaGGGAAAGTCGTAAATCATGCAATTACAGATGCAGAAGGAATATGCTTCATGCGTCCCTGCTAACTTTTGTGCGTCTCAGACATGGCTTGCACATTAAATGAGCTCCCTCCTGGCTGAGGCATAAAGTacgtatatatttatatatatttaaaggaCTCACTTGGATACTTTGGAGATTTACTCTGCAGTTGGACACCATGTTCATGAAATGTTGTGCATTCTGCTCGTCTAAAAGAATATAGACGGCAACGTTCCTCATGGCAGCGTTTAAAATGTCGGCAAATATGTCAACATCActaaacatgtccattacaatggCAATCACCTGTGGAGACAAATAACACATTTGGAGAGTGTGAAAACACAGTGACGGTAATGTAGTCTGCTACCATAAGAGAAAAAAGAGCGACCTGCTGAGCATTCTTGATAAGTCGCCGGGCCTGCTCCTTGATACTCGGCATGTCCGGCTCGGGGGGGTTAACCAGAGTGGTGACCTCCGTGGGCCCACTAAAACGATGCAGCTGGGGCCAGCCAAGATCTAGTCCGGGGGCATCCAGATCAGAGTAGACAGGCCAATAAGTGTCTGAAGAACTGTCTCCTTCACTCTCCACAAAAGTTTGCTCTTGGTCGGTGCTTTGCTGGGGAACGTGCACTGAGTCCTGAATATACTGGATCTCACGTGTGGACAGGAAGTCCACCACATCAGCTTTTTGGAGAAACTCATAATATCCTTCCAGCGCTTCCTCAATCAGTGCGTCAATTGCCAGACGGTACTCTTCGCGATAGTGAGGAGGAAGGTAGTTGGGATTCAGGGGGTTATCCCCGGCAGAAGAACATTGAGAGCGACGCGCCATATTCCTGGCTGAGGAGATGGTGACAGCAAAAGAAAGCACCATTAATGACATAGCTCACATCTAAATACATATGGTAGGATAACAaataccaattaaaaaaaacaatctcaaatgaaaaacaaatagagACGTATGCGTTTGTATCCTTCTCCAAGGACCATTTTGGGATGTGATACGAAAGAATAATGAATGGGGACATTCATTGGTTAATGGTCATTTGGTGCGCGCGGACAGTGTTCGCATGAAATGTCCCTTTACAATGTTTAGTGTGTTATCACACTGATCACAAGCAAGACAAATAGTACacatttattatccatccatccattttctgagccacttatcctcacgagggtcacggaagtgttggagccaatcccagctgtcatcgggtagtaggcggggtacactctgaactggttgccagccaatcgcagggcacatagagacagacaacagtcgccctcacaaacacaccttggggcaatttagagtcttcaattaatgcatgttttttaggatgtgggaggacaccggagtacccggggaaaacccacgcaggcacgaggacaacatgcaaactccacacaggcggggccgggatttgaacaatGGTCCTGAGGACTTTGAGGCCAACAGAAAACATAATCGTTAAGCATTTATTCCtgcctattttaaaactaaaaaagaGCAACACAATAAGTTTGTGGGAAGTTTTTTCGCCCTACTTTCCCGCAAGTAGGGCTTAAAGGCAAATGAATGAGGGAAGATGAAATTCCAGTACGGGACAGCGTTATGGGTGCGGCTCCTCCCTCTGGCCAAAAACACAAGCCTCCATTCGCGAGTTGACGAAATACTGGACCGCACTTTAGCAAcggcccccccaaaaataccacTGAAAACCACAAACTCGGCAGCCATAAAGATAAAAGAAAGCGACGAGCGAATGGCCCACGCGAGGCTCCATGTTCAGAACTTTGTTTCTGTCATCCGTCTGTTATGTCGTGTAACAGGTAAACACGTAACACTTGGCTAAAATGTTTCGGGCCATCTGTTACACTCCACGAAGTCGCAACACATATACAGAGAGAAATAAACGAGCACGCCTGGGGTTATTCGGTGCACTTACCGAGCGAACGTCAGGTCATCGTCACGGTTCCCGTCGTTTGAAGTCCAAACGGGCCATCACGCCGTGTTTCCGGTCGTCGCGTCTTCAGTCGCTCCTCTAACACGAGCCAGTGTTCTGacacattgtttgtttttttttttcttttcctttcttcccGTCACCCAGCCGAACCAGTTTACTGTCACGCTTTAGGCATGTAGTCGGCGATGTTGGAGCGCTaaaatggagaagaaaaaagtgGAGGGGAGCAGCGGAGCACCGCCCGCCCTTAACCACCaccacctctctctctctctctctctctctctctctctccctcgccCTCTCCCTCCGCTGAACTCTGCTTGCGTTTTGATAAAGCTCAATGCCCAAGCTGTTGCTTTGACAAATATCTGGGAAAACACGATGCACCTTTCTTGAAATCGACACCCATTTTCTCAATAGCTTaaacgcataaaaaaaaaatctagctaAATCCACAAAACTCTTACTCactgcaaaacaaaaccacagtATTGTCTCAGAACAGACCATCAGTGGGTCAAATGGAAAAACTTCACTGAACGATTGTTACACACAGCATAGGGAAAAAGAATGATCAGATCATAAACCAAAGAAATAACCTGTtgtttgaaaacaacaaaacagcaGCAATAATAATTGCTTAGTACTCgtaaaatgtgtgtgcgtgtgcgtgctttTGTATACAATATCGCTCCTGATCTCATGGGACCTGCGATACAGTCAAAGCCTCCAGTAGCAGATGTAACAAAGCAGCCCCACATCATTATGGCTTCCCCACCATGCTTGGCTATTGACATTGTGTTGTTCATTGCTCCATctgaaaaagtactttttttccatattgctAAAAAGCTCTTTTTTGGAGGGAGGTGGAGGGTTAATCTGTCTTTTAagtattattttatcatttgctCTTTAGTATCTAACACAAGTTCtgtagaaaaaaatgttcattgtctCCAGGAGATATTCCACATGTAATACATAGACTCCAAGGGTCCTTGTAATGGTGGCCACAACTGTACCTTAATCCCAAaactttttatttatgttaGTCTGTTCTTCCTTAACATTGCtcgttaaaaataataaaaaaaaaaatacatattccaGGCTTGGTTAACTATTTTTGGTCATGAGGTCATAGGCTGGTGTTTAGTTTATGTATACAAGTAAGGCGCTctgggttttattttattttttgacgtACTAGTGTTTgaccaaagaaaattgatggcgtATACATGTAGTTGCAGAGGTTCAATATAGCAACGAGAATTTTTCCGTACTGTCAAGCACCAAGTTTCTAATTGTCGAAAATTCAACCAAAATTCCTGATAAAAACGAGGAATCTTTGATACAGCTCCTCTTGGATTTGATTTCATTATGCAAGTGTGCCTGACATTGTGGCcaataaatccatttttaaattgaaaaacatACAGTGTTTGAACTCAAATGATGAGACAGTTTAAAtctttttgttacatttgcGACTATTTAAAATCTAATTTGGTAAAACTAAAAAAGGAACAAAGGAACATTGGTAGTTGTGGTCTTCAAGAGAATGAACAAAACTGTTATTTGGGATGAAGTGGGCGGAACCCCTGAAACAGGTTATTGGACGTTCACAGTCCGTCTGGATCGGcaagtttattttttcccaacaatTACAATAAGCGTTTTCTCACTTCTCTCACTGTCACACGCTCGGCTCTTGCTTTTCAATCCTCCCTCCCTCACCTGCAAAATAATATCCCTCCATATCGTGGTCAGTATTTTCTCCCTTAGTGTAATCTCGGGCTTGCATATTTGATTCATGAATATTGACATATTACTTTAAATATAGCAAGTTTTGTGTGGATACTTCCCCCTTCACCATTCATTTACAATCTTCTAAAGAACTGAACTCCCCCCTAAAGCATTTAGATTTTGATGATACTTTCGTGACTTTCCCTGTGCTTTCAGCATGTCCAGCAGTGTCATGTCTGCAAgaactttatttcattttcaagtacCTACACTTATTGTATCCTTGCTACTTCCACAGTAAAAATCCAAGGAgtagttgggttttttttccttcccagaAAAGTGAATTTTAATCACATTGAAAGAATAGGCCGTTACTATGGTAGCTTTGGCGTACACTAATGCATGCCTTTCCACAAAAGCAATTAATTAACGGGGCAGGATGATCAAACTGGCATAGTGGAAGGCAATGCAATGTGCAGCACTCTTTGAACTTCACAGTGGCCGTACATTCACAGATTCACAACCGtatacaaaatgaaacaaatctgGAAGTGCTTTAGGGACACTGGGATTATTATAAAAACTTGTCCGATGCgcaagtactgtactgtgtgtTGTGCCAGCACAACCCAAAAATGTGAACAGTGCACTGTAATTCTCTATCAACTTTgaatctttgttttcttttcatttgacatAAACAATCACAACTTGGGATTCCCTGATCTGATCCTGTGACCGATAATCGGGGTTGATCACGCGGTTTCAGAGAGCTGGAATTTATGTACGAATATTTCAGCACAAATTCTGTTGTGACACATACAGACAGGTAATGTTGCAATATCCACGGGCATATGTTCTTTCTAATCTTTGAAAGATGAGATATGTTAATGTTTTGTCATgatgttcttctattttttattttttttttttttactggaaacGTGGAGCTCTGTCCATGTATCCCTAAGAGGGAAATGTGCAGTTAGGATTAccaaaattacagtatttctatTTGCAAAATAGAATTTGtgtttcatttctattttttattagGATTATTTTACTTCACCCAGAGTCGGCGGGGAGAGGGTCCAGCACGTCCGCAACAGACTTAGAATcgggtgaagaaaaaaaaaaaaaacctgatcgGGGCATCATTAATTACAACAATGGCCGTTGTGAGAATACCTTATCTTACCGCTGACATGCATCTTTTATGATTAAACATCCTGGGAGCTGGACTCCAGGGAAAAACCTTCTCAGGACCGTTTGTTTAAACCATAGAAGGACAAAGCGAGAGAGACCAAATGTTCTGATCTTGTCCATGAGGTTTGCCCCAAACATGGACCTAAAATAGCCATGCCTTGTGATGCCTTGTGATGCAACTAAAGTAAAGGAAGTGATCTTACGTATCTGCTGAACTGGAGATTTTATGACAATCCCTCATTGTTCCTCTCAAGCACTACCCACAACACACAGTGTAACTATGTATGGGGGGGAGACAGACTAAAACAAATGTTCAAACAGTTCATAAGCAGTTGCTACACTACATACCACAGTGCAGCAGTTGCCATCACACTCTTGTAACCTCTGTGGCTCAGAGagaaacatacatacatttcttAGTTACGGAATGGCTTTGTGATTGACAGCTTTGGATATGAAACATGAAACAATAagcttgacacccccccccccctttcagaAACTGATCTCGGAATGTTAGGCTAAATACACACTGTGAGGTGCTTGTACTGACTGGTGTTGTTCAAGCTGAGCAAAGACTTGGTATTGCTTGGTAAACAACCAAGCCAAATTTACTTAAATATGGAGATACAGTTCAAAGTCCATTTGTGCAATAAAAATGCAGTTGGTGAAAGAGCAGCACAACTGTGGACCCCAgggaaattgtgaaaaatcctTAATGCTGATGCCAAATACAGCATCTCTATGTATTCATATTGAAAAAGtaatggcagcacagtggggcaactggttagagcgttggcctcacagtttggaggaccggggttcaaatccaaacgcctgcctgcgtggagtttgcatgttgtccccgtgcctgtgtgggttttccccgggcacttgGGTTtgatcccacatcccaaaaacatgcattaattggacactctaaattgcccctgggtgtgattgtgagtgcggcttttgtCTCTGATGGTCAAAAGAAAATATCAAGCATCACAagataaaaacaatttgaacacTATGCAagctctatttatttattattttttttagaactcAAAGCAATGGGATGAATAGATGAGTTTTGTACATCTTTGATCAGGGGACCTACTGTTGTCGCTCTACATACACAAAGTATAAAAAGTATAGTATGTACAATAAGAAAGCTCCATTTGaagggcacattttttacacatACAGTAGGAAATGTGAGTTTGGAAAACAAAAGGATGAGGTAAGCAGAGCAGCTGTGAGATTCATTAGTGGGTGAAACAATTCATGCAACATAACAGGAGGTCTCCTGGAAGAGGGGTTGGGGTGGTGGGGTAGGCTCAAATAGAGATAAGCAAGGTGGAATTAGGACAATGGTGAATGAGCAAAGAGTCGATCCGTTCCTTTTCTATAGTCCTTGTTGGGTGAGCTGGACCTTTATCCCAGGAGGCCTTTGGCGAGAGGCTGGGGGATCACCAATCACagcacggagacagacaaacaaacactcaAACTCAAGTTCACATTTATGTGCAAGTTGGGGTATCAATTGAACTATTAAGTAATGTGGGATGAAGCTGGATTGCATGCAGAAAATCCACACTAGCACAGGAAGAacttgcaaagtccacacaagaagaagactgtGGCCGACTTTTGAACCCCAAACTGTCAGACAAACATGGTAAAAACTACAACGCTGGGAAATCAAATGAGCCAAATTAGCCAggcatgaaaaacaacacagaaaTAATCCCCCAAAAAGTTTATGCATAATTATTACAAACCTAACAATACTATCAGAGAACTTTAAACATTGCTTGATGAacgtaaaaatttaaaaatacaactgaattgCTGGcggaaaaaaactcacacacagCAAAATGTTCATG
This genomic window contains:
- the fam83ha gene encoding protein FAM83H; translated protein: MARRSQCSSAGDNPLNPNYLPPHYREEYRLAIDALIEEALEGYYEFLQKADVVDFLSTREIQYIQDSVHVPQQSTDQEQTFVESEGDSSSDTYWPVYSDLDAPGLDLGWPQLHRFSGPTEVTTLVNPPEPDMPSIKEQARRLIKNAQQVIAIVMDMFSDVDIFADILNAAMRNVAVYILLDEQNAQHFMNMVSNCRVNLQSIQFLRVRTVSGITYHCRSGKSFKGQMMDRFLLTDCRAVLSGNYSFMWSFEKLHRCMAHLFLGELVSTFDEEFRILFAQSQPLLTDVSVPMEDIGILKRQYPSKRTSLMYRESRKLVPMDMSHSQDWAKPSYDEPMETDWRMLHLKRNESLHGPVDMYSRFPSQQSGTEQQSHSKFPMKESPTLKRHIHAEGVHGRYNYPFPTQTTGDRMFHRGSQQNMGPGPEVDCRGPENFWGQNYHSADQYLEPSLPRENEAFDNFDPVLNYLSSTRNVDFENVPEKFQPPADLPSSLSQAKIDDKQFFQEPNTDRKDPMVKRGLRNWRINSYLSAYDNTGDEGLQLIGPQPSDPFEEPSNPVQTTAPVIDFSIPKIPNVREFKITAVPRVSQLPSYAKAFAVEPGQSNKLPEESTAVTADTKTTPTPSESSSTTEGEKSEEAEQKEPSTAVRKDESFRRKYNAAMPRGSRLRSSLIFNSLDQHTAGQQDEESDKNDSEQTKLPFVSQGFGHRRSAPRESWTRYLKSSTFDSSVRDASEQEGKNKGKDTSKQDLNNSPENLQVQEPLKLPGIEQQKVSPSPSRLKRSESDLAKTDQPNKYLVNNPLSVDMSDPDQRLMFFKELAAKRKAAKVAEAEKRTEKAPIKTPADLDNVTVEKEDSIMPNDGKKGDTTSQMSVSLSSSVIKQDLSQTKSTELAVNVSDEANKQEGKVSNQTVISHRSKNEQPRVSSNLKEEDLGKSQTAASLSVSAETEALQCDFEDTELHKSALSECSSGQQHFLTKETHANLPSLKRGTDKSSSLTHKSTSDDATLFIPDLGDSASSTASTIVTSHIQTQDSSHFMTNVETLPLASKSSKVAQPDSLTISNRQTTSSPHDSNISSRSLESPTCDKTNLDESVSFPPLRTTESTEDKSSSFMQREAESSQDQADSVSVSLVPDSTHSLCDSAYEQSGVFHKNSASGSESISSSLQPTIKTNTEKTCSFSRGSQNVSSLENNSGTNPVLDESRLSPIVVPSSLRRDKCDLPIQSLTSSPFKSNIFGVQSHSKSNEKEAHITTPTLDLYQEPLRQTNSLSEPNLAGSSTPAGSDLCSTALVQSGFPSLTERAESIVPALHWSSGSPSDTNKGTIQSTSIITSVMAEPALPHKDLNTDNSGASSSKFVDSKDSKLPIPCENKPKDSEISNLVNKSISQQSGGHHKCSAVTSEEAVPLSQQSKQPKSSQSRYHSSTVGVLSSSNLRDDTKLLLEQISANSQSRNESTKESSVTDDEKEDGADKNAKREKESEIGSLSSSLPKLSQDRDKLLEKLQSMRKERKVYSRFDMNP